The proteins below are encoded in one region of Corallococcus silvisoli:
- a CDS encoding HAMP domain-containing sensor histidine kinase, translating to MLVLRLRARLLLSYAVVTALLLAAFSQMAVGLMHTHEVVASVGQEELASFEREQRVYVAAWALELAVRRGVVACEQHDSSAASVHRAVASARQDLQTALGAGSERLDAGFRASAQDYVQYALQLEQAGTCESMLSFPLRERRLHLDEVLTTVWSERTRDMRLAIQAKEDHARAIGSASLRSGGLFGLLGILAAGALALSQARAVSNSVALLSTHARRIGQGDFSPLPPLRGPEELRALSLDLDRMRGRLAELDQLKSAFVASVSHDLRTPLARVREALSLLGDGSTGPLTPQQARVVKLAQAACEREIRMVTSVLDLSRVQSGQPLQRNAGASVDQIVQNVLRDLAFEADERKVQLVYDPASKPVRAPIDDPLVERALSNLVSNAIAVSSAGKTVRITCELVSRKRHGAASAVPAVQLSVADQGPGVPAHAREWIFRPFASLEVGGRRSTGLGLTIAREMVAAHGGELSLADTSGPGATFTFWIPLEDSASPGGRLDA from the coding sequence ATGTTGGTGCTTCGACTGCGTGCCCGGCTCCTGTTGTCCTACGCCGTGGTCACCGCGCTGCTGTTGGCCGCGTTCTCACAGATGGCCGTGGGCCTCATGCACACCCACGAGGTGGTGGCGAGCGTGGGCCAAGAGGAGCTCGCGTCCTTCGAGCGGGAGCAGCGGGTGTACGTCGCGGCCTGGGCGCTCGAACTGGCGGTGCGGCGCGGCGTGGTGGCCTGCGAGCAGCACGACAGCAGCGCGGCCTCCGTGCACCGCGCTGTCGCCAGCGCGCGCCAGGATCTCCAGACCGCGCTCGGCGCCGGCTCGGAGCGACTCGACGCGGGCTTCCGCGCGAGCGCCCAGGACTATGTGCAGTACGCCCTGCAACTGGAGCAGGCCGGCACCTGTGAGTCGATGCTGTCGTTCCCCCTCCGTGAGCGGCGGCTGCACCTGGATGAGGTCCTCACCACGGTGTGGTCCGAGCGCACGCGGGACATGCGCCTGGCCATCCAGGCGAAGGAGGACCACGCGCGCGCCATCGGCTCGGCGTCGCTGCGTTCCGGCGGACTCTTCGGCCTCCTGGGCATCCTCGCCGCGGGAGCGCTCGCCCTGTCGCAGGCGCGCGCGGTGTCGAACTCGGTGGCGCTGCTCTCCACGCATGCGCGCCGCATCGGCCAGGGGGACTTCAGCCCGCTGCCCCCCCTGCGAGGCCCCGAGGAGCTGCGCGCGCTCTCGTTGGACCTGGACCGCATGCGTGGGCGCCTGGCGGAGCTGGATCAGCTCAAGAGCGCGTTCGTGGCTTCGGTGTCCCACGACCTGCGCACGCCGCTGGCCCGGGTGCGCGAGGCCCTCTCGCTCCTGGGCGATGGCAGCACGGGCCCCCTGACGCCGCAGCAGGCCCGCGTGGTGAAGCTCGCCCAGGCCGCGTGCGAGCGGGAGATCCGCATGGTGACCTCCGTGTTGGACCTGTCGCGCGTGCAGTCCGGCCAGCCGCTGCAGCGCAACGCCGGGGCCTCGGTGGACCAGATCGTCCAGAACGTCCTCCGGGACCTTGCCTTCGAAGCGGATGAGCGCAAGGTCCAGCTGGTGTACGACCCCGCCTCGAAGCCCGTGCGTGCGCCCATCGACGACCCCCTGGTCGAGCGCGCCCTGTCCAACCTGGTGAGCAACGCCATCGCGGTCTCCAGCGCGGGCAAGACGGTGCGCATCACGTGTGAGCTGGTGAGCCGCAAGCGCCATGGCGCCGCCAGCGCCGTTCCCGCGGTCCAGCTGTCCGTCGCGGACCAGGGCCCGGGCGTGCCCGCGCACGCGCGCGAGTGGATCTTCCGGCCCTTCGCGAGCCTCGAGGTCGGCGGGCGCCGCAGCACGGGGCTGGGCCTGACCATCGCGCGTGAGATGGTCGCCGCGCATGGCGGTGAGCTGTCGCTCGCGGACACTTCCGGGCCTGGCGCCACCTTCACCTTCTGGATTCCCCTTGAAGACTCCGCGTCCCCCGGAGGCCGCCTTGACGCCTGA
- a CDS encoding sigma-54-dependent transcriptional regulator, which yields MTPEPPVQQPHVLLVDDDLQLAELMSMRMTSRGYRVTVEGEGKAALRRLSQERVDAMVLDLRLEDMDGMDVLRAVRQRAPELSVIMLTAHGSIETAVQAMQEGAYGFLTKPFHDHELMQKLTHALERSLLRQEVAELRRRMGEEGEPLLLGISEAISRVREVIARIAPTDATVLLTGESGTGKELAARMLHVLSRRNTGRFVAVNCGALPPELLESELFGHVKGAFSGAVREREGLFGAANGGTLFLDEIGEASPSVQVKLLRVLQEQRLTRVGADVEEPVDVRVVAATNRDLAEEVAAKRFRQDLYFRLHVVPIELPPLRERLEDIPLLAQLFLERTASRYGLRPPRLSPATVELMQRYGWPGNVRELIHEMEAAVLLAGADELQPRHVPRLGQALERPPAGSAQLPVVPAGTEDLPSLREARDAFERAYLAEAMRRCNGSVSAAARMAGRNRSDFYDLLKRHGLSAADFKGPSEGGPTG from the coding sequence TTGACGCCTGAGCCCCCCGTCCAGCAGCCCCATGTGCTCCTGGTGGACGATGACCTCCAGCTCGCGGAGCTGATGTCCATGCGGATGACTTCACGCGGCTACCGCGTGACCGTGGAAGGCGAGGGCAAGGCCGCCCTGCGCAGGCTCTCGCAGGAGCGCGTGGACGCGATGGTGCTCGACCTGCGTCTGGAGGACATGGATGGCATGGATGTGCTCCGGGCCGTGCGGCAGCGTGCGCCCGAGCTGTCCGTCATCATGCTCACCGCGCACGGCTCCATCGAAACCGCGGTGCAGGCCATGCAGGAGGGGGCCTACGGCTTCCTGACCAAGCCGTTTCACGACCACGAGCTCATGCAGAAGCTCACGCACGCGCTCGAGCGTTCGCTGCTGCGCCAGGAGGTGGCCGAGCTGCGGCGGCGCATGGGGGAGGAAGGCGAGCCCCTGCTGCTGGGCATCAGCGAGGCCATTTCGCGCGTGCGCGAGGTGATTGCCCGCATCGCCCCCACCGACGCCACGGTCCTGCTCACCGGCGAGAGTGGCACCGGCAAGGAGCTGGCGGCGCGGATGCTCCACGTGCTCTCGCGCCGCAACACGGGGCGCTTCGTCGCCGTCAACTGCGGCGCCCTTCCGCCAGAGCTGCTGGAGAGCGAGCTGTTCGGTCACGTGAAGGGCGCGTTCTCCGGGGCCGTGCGCGAGCGCGAAGGCCTGTTTGGCGCGGCCAACGGCGGCACGCTGTTCCTGGATGAAATCGGCGAGGCGTCCCCGTCCGTGCAGGTGAAGCTCCTGCGCGTGCTACAGGAGCAGCGGCTCACGCGCGTGGGCGCGGACGTGGAGGAGCCCGTGGACGTGCGGGTGGTCGCCGCCACCAACCGGGACCTCGCGGAAGAGGTGGCCGCGAAGCGCTTCCGCCAGGACCTCTACTTCCGGCTGCACGTGGTGCCCATCGAGCTGCCACCCCTGCGCGAGCGGCTCGAGGACATCCCCCTGCTCGCGCAACTCTTCCTGGAGCGCACGGCGAGCCGCTACGGCCTGCGTCCGCCGCGCCTGTCGCCCGCGACGGTGGAGCTGATGCAGCGCTATGGCTGGCCGGGCAACGTCCGGGAGCTCATCCACGAGATGGAGGCCGCGGTGCTCCTGGCCGGTGCGGACGAGCTCCAGCCGCGGCATGTGCCCCGCCTGGGGCAGGCGCTGGAGCGGCCCCCGGCCGGGAGCGCGCAGCTGCCGGTGGTTCCGGCCGGGACGGAGGACCTGCCCTCGCTGCGCGAAGCCCGCGATGCCTTCGAGCGCGCCTACCTGGCGGAGGCCATGCGCCGCTGCAATGGCAGTGTCAGTGCAGCGGCGCGAATGGCCGGGCGCAACCGGAGCGACTTCTACGACCTGCTCAAGCGGCACGGACTGTCCGCCGCTGACTTCAAGGGACCCTCCGAGGGCGGGCCCACGGGTTGA
- a CDS encoding helix-turn-helix transcriptional regulator, translating into MSPPLRRGGYGVLTQTPRWGSVFSLNDVWPEDRLMPRAVVVGELQVLELQKESADQRETGLTPHQFLLRTRVLHALALLRDTRRPVTEIAFDVGFGDLSNFIHTFRRELGCSPRAFREATPAAWAAASLQTQGAQ; encoded by the coding sequence TTGAGCCCGCCCCTTCGCCGCGGTGGCTACGGCGTCCTCACGCAGACCCCGCGCTGGGGCTCCGTCTTCAGTTTGAACGACGTCTGGCCCGAGGACAGGTTGATGCCCAGGGCCGTGGTGGTCGGTGAGCTCCAGGTGCTGGAGCTCCAGAAGGAGTCCGCGGACCAGCGGGAGACGGGGCTCACACCGCACCAGTTCCTGCTGCGGACGCGGGTGCTCCACGCCCTGGCCCTGCTGCGCGACACGCGAAGGCCGGTGACGGAGATTGCGTTCGACGTGGGGTTCGGGGACCTGTCGAACTTCATCCACACGTTCCGCAGGGAGCTGGGCTGCTCCCCGCGGGCCTTCCGCGAGGCGACGCCCGCGGCCTGGGCCGCCGCGAGCCTCCAGACTCAGGGCGCGCAGTAG
- a CDS encoding putative metal-binding motif-containing protein: MQWVVKSLGSVSLLMALLLVGCGSNTSPSGPGPDAGTQVDAGTDAGSTDDAGTPDSGVAQALPCEKTQGVCAGARRAMVDGAYEPVCTARSYGADYEATETRCDGLDNDCDGVADPATWAQVDSLGTPPYGGLVDSLPVSGGFLVASVAGSDTIQVRRLDASLKLQAVIQVPVAPGPAPITSVSLVRTARGPALVYVGRYVTSDVVSQGRLVHLDEQGNPVGPAGGVVIFQHFQVTVSARVAASRDGQQLAVVWSATSNAKEVLGRVVDLDGGVVSGPWILFLTKEEQVRLSTPTVMGLEDGGFLLMVLEDHGVDQPSRIQLMRYDGSLSAATQSRVVDVGYSPTAMLLGDEPSLLYRETSVRPSPLKQVRAVLEGGVPETLVSTTEGEVPWFGATMTSRGLQMAWLSVRGVSPQGADDTFFNWEGRFWTRGPNGLAKDQSPGPQYMALHRYSQWVLMHELPGHWMGALLMTATNMPTESYSLQSVRYCAP; the protein is encoded by the coding sequence ATGCAATGGGTCGTGAAGTCGTTGGGCAGCGTGTCGTTGTTGATGGCCCTGCTGCTCGTGGGCTGTGGTTCCAACACGAGCCCGTCGGGCCCCGGGCCGGATGCCGGCACGCAGGTGGATGCCGGGACGGATGCGGGCAGCACGGACGACGCCGGGACGCCCGACAGTGGCGTGGCGCAGGCCCTGCCCTGCGAGAAGACCCAGGGCGTCTGTGCCGGAGCCAGACGGGCCATGGTGGACGGCGCCTATGAGCCCGTATGCACCGCGCGCTCCTATGGCGCGGACTACGAGGCCACGGAGACGCGTTGCGACGGGCTGGACAACGATTGTGACGGGGTGGCGGATCCGGCCACCTGGGCGCAGGTGGATTCCCTGGGAACGCCGCCGTACGGAGGCCTCGTGGACAGCCTGCCCGTGTCTGGGGGCTTCCTGGTGGCATCCGTCGCGGGCTCGGACACGATCCAGGTGCGCCGTCTCGATGCGTCCCTGAAGCTGCAGGCCGTCATACAGGTGCCCGTCGCGCCCGGCCCCGCTCCGATCACCTCGGTCAGCCTGGTGCGGACCGCGCGTGGACCGGCGCTGGTCTACGTCGGGCGGTACGTGACCTCGGACGTCGTCTCGCAAGGTCGCCTCGTTCACCTGGATGAGCAGGGCAACCCCGTGGGCCCCGCGGGGGGCGTCGTCATCTTCCAACACTTCCAGGTCACGGTCTCCGCGCGGGTGGCCGCGAGCAGGGATGGGCAGCAGCTCGCGGTGGTCTGGAGCGCCACGAGCAATGCCAAGGAGGTGCTGGGGCGGGTCGTGGACCTGGACGGAGGCGTGGTGAGCGGTCCCTGGATCCTGTTCCTGACGAAGGAGGAGCAGGTCAGGCTCTCCACTCCGACCGTGATGGGGCTCGAGGATGGAGGGTTCCTGTTGATGGTGCTGGAAGACCATGGCGTCGACCAGCCGTCACGCATCCAGTTGATGCGCTACGACGGCAGCCTGTCGGCCGCGACCCAGTCGCGGGTGGTCGACGTGGGGTATTCGCCCACGGCCATGTTGCTGGGCGACGAGCCGTCGCTGCTCTATCGCGAGACGTCGGTTCGTCCTTCCCCGCTCAAGCAGGTCCGGGCCGTTCTCGAGGGGGGTGTTCCGGAAACGCTCGTGTCCACGACGGAGGGCGAGGTGCCGTGGTTCGGCGCCACGATGACCTCCAGGGGCCTCCAGATGGCTTGGCTCTCCGTGCGCGGCGTGTCCCCCCAGGGGGCGGACGACACGTTCTTCAACTGGGAGGGCCGGTTCTGGACTCGGGGGCCCAACGGCCTCGCGAAGGACCAGAGCCCGGGCCCCCAGTACATGGCCCTGCACCGCTATTCGCAGTGGGTGTTGATGCATGAGCTCCCCGGACACTGGATGGGGGCGCTCCTGATGACCGCTACCAACATGCCGACGGAAAGCTACAGCCTCCAGTCCGTGCGCTACTGCGCGCCCTGA
- a CDS encoding putative metal-binding motif-containing protein, producing MQSWWGSVSLVVALLLVGCGSSTKPPDAGTEVDAGVTDDAGVTDDAGVTDDAGMPDSGVAEALPCERTQGVCAGAKRALVDGAYEPVCTARSYGADYEASETRCDGLDNDCDGVADPATWSDVAPMKWAPADNTVDSLRVAGGFLMVFVDSSEGIQVLRFDEALALRSSSLIPLPPDFVRITNAQLVRTSRGVALFFTAMNSDGVTQGRFVPLDEQGTPIGSPEGLVLFEEPSAFVFTRVAPSLDGERIAVVWTRTFESYEVRGMTVDASGQALTPPHALFQSSGLLLSSPSVVGLETGGFLMTANENMGDFFWGRVWLKRFDRELSPDEGEKLLPLAHGALPMLLWQPPTEEGGVGEPVMLYREPDGHLPRVHLVQSLFGPSMSETLTPTSWSQTGVLGATMTSRGLQMAWISLSAAYTPGLSAFYPWNGRLWGRSPSGVVTEWTPGPARMPMERQGDWVRLQELPGQWMGALLMTATETPRAYTLHSLRYCAP from the coding sequence ATGCAATCGTGGTGGGGCAGTGTGTCGTTGGTGGTGGCCCTGTTGCTCGTGGGCTGTGGATCCTCCACGAAGCCGCCGGATGCTGGGACGGAAGTGGACGCGGGCGTCACGGACGACGCGGGCGTCACGGACGACGCGGGCGTCACGGACGACGCGGGGATGCCCGACAGCGGCGTGGCGGAGGCCCTGCCGTGCGAACGGACCCAGGGCGTGTGCGCGGGTGCCAAACGGGCGCTGGTGGATGGCGCCTACGAGCCGGTATGCACGGCACGCTCCTATGGCGCGGACTACGAGGCGTCAGAGACGCGCTGCGACGGCCTGGACAACGACTGCGACGGCGTCGCGGATCCCGCGACCTGGTCGGACGTCGCTCCGATGAAGTGGGCACCCGCTGACAACACCGTGGACAGCCTCCGTGTGGCAGGGGGCTTCCTGATGGTCTTCGTCGACAGCTCGGAGGGGATCCAGGTGCTCCGGTTCGATGAAGCCCTCGCCCTGCGGAGCTCATCGCTCATTCCACTGCCTCCTGACTTCGTGCGCATCACGAATGCCCAGTTGGTGCGCACCTCGCGCGGTGTCGCGCTCTTCTTCACCGCGATGAATTCGGACGGCGTCACGCAGGGACGCTTCGTGCCACTGGATGAACAGGGGACGCCCATCGGCTCACCGGAGGGCCTGGTTCTTTTCGAGGAACCGAGTGCCTTTGTCTTCACGCGTGTGGCTCCATCCCTGGATGGGGAGCGGATCGCCGTGGTCTGGACCCGCACCTTCGAATCCTACGAGGTGCGGGGCATGACCGTGGATGCGAGCGGACAGGCCCTGACGCCACCTCATGCGCTGTTCCAGTCGAGCGGGCTCCTTCTCTCTTCACCCTCGGTGGTGGGACTGGAGACGGGCGGCTTCCTGATGACGGCGAACGAGAACATGGGCGATTTTTTCTGGGGGCGCGTCTGGCTGAAGCGTTTCGACCGAGAGCTCTCGCCGGATGAAGGAGAGAAGCTCCTCCCGCTGGCGCATGGAGCCCTTCCCATGTTGTTGTGGCAGCCTCCCACGGAAGAGGGCGGCGTCGGGGAGCCCGTGATGCTCTACCGCGAACCCGACGGACACCTTCCCCGGGTCCACCTGGTGCAATCCCTGTTCGGCCCGAGCATGTCGGAGACGCTGACGCCCACGTCGTGGAGCCAGACCGGCGTGCTTGGCGCCACGATGACCTCCCGGGGGCTCCAGATGGCCTGGATCTCCTTGAGCGCCGCCTATACTCCTGGCTTGAGTGCCTTCTATCCGTGGAACGGACGGCTCTGGGGCCGGAGCCCCTCGGGCGTCGTGACGGAGTGGACTCCCGGACCCGCGCGCATGCCCATGGAGCGACAGGGCGACTGGGTTCGGCTGCAGGAGCTCCCGGGCCAGTGGATGGGCGCGCTCCTGATGACCGCCACGGAAACCCCCAGGGCCTACACCCTTCACTCGCTCCGCTACTGCGCTCCTTGA